From Laspinema palackyanum D2c, one genomic window encodes:
- a CDS encoding TldD/PmbA family protein, producing MLEAPTQITHQDLATEAIALIRQAGCEYGEIRLCRYRDRSLTARDRSLSNLSDRVSAGFGVRVLHQGSWGFAASPRRTAAEVRRIVALAVEIAKGSHLTQQTPVKLVPVEGYRDSYRTPIEIDPFTIPIEEQADLLLEINERLLGYGDRGIKKASSFLRFTQEQKIFASTEGSLIEQTIYRSYPGYNCTAIANGDAQSRSYERPPLNCGYEHIDRADLLGEVDRVATEAIAKVHAPKGPSGIKTTLILKPTNLFLTIHESVGHPTELDRVYGYEANFAGTSFATTDGLGSLQYAAPWVNFKADRTQPGGRGTMGYDDEGVISQEWYVVKDGILVDYLTDRETAARLGRGSSNGCAYADSWYNVPMVRIPNLGLEPGPDGGSHTATLAEAIADTEDGILIDGIGSYSIDQQRRNFQFGGDAFWQVKKGKVVGMLKDVTYQAMTTDFWKSVDAIGPKSEQIQCGTNLCGKGEPMQVAQMTHACVPVRVRDIFIGGPS from the coding sequence ATGTTAGAAGCGCCCACTCAGATCACCCATCAGGATTTAGCCACCGAAGCGATCGCCTTGATTCGGCAAGCGGGGTGTGAGTATGGGGAGATCCGTCTGTGTCGTTATCGCGATCGCAGTCTAACCGCACGGGATCGCTCCTTAAGTAACTTGAGCGATCGCGTGAGTGCAGGATTTGGGGTGCGGGTGTTACATCAAGGGTCTTGGGGATTTGCGGCGAGTCCCCGCAGAACAGCAGCAGAAGTTAGACGAATTGTGGCCCTCGCGGTAGAGATTGCCAAAGGCAGTCACCTCACGCAACAGACGCCGGTGAAGTTAGTCCCAGTAGAGGGATATCGAGATAGTTATAGGACCCCGATTGAAATTGACCCGTTTACCATTCCTATTGAGGAACAAGCGGATTTGTTGTTAGAGATTAATGAGCGGTTGTTAGGGTATGGCGATCGCGGGATTAAAAAAGCTTCATCTTTCCTGCGCTTTACCCAGGAACAGAAAATTTTTGCCTCTACGGAAGGGTCGTTGATTGAACAAACGATTTACCGCAGTTATCCAGGATATAATTGTACCGCGATTGCCAATGGAGATGCCCAAAGTCGCAGTTATGAACGGCCTCCGTTGAATTGCGGCTATGAACATATTGATAGGGCAGATTTGCTGGGAGAAGTGGACCGCGTGGCAACGGAGGCGATCGCCAAAGTTCATGCTCCCAAGGGCCCTTCGGGAATTAAAACTACTTTAATCCTGAAACCCACCAATCTGTTTCTCACGATTCATGAATCCGTCGGACATCCCACGGAACTCGATCGCGTCTATGGTTATGAAGCGAACTTTGCCGGGACCAGCTTTGCCACCACCGACGGCTTAGGAAGTCTACAATATGCTGCCCCTTGGGTCAATTTTAAGGCCGATCGCACCCAACCGGGGGGACGGGGAACAATGGGATATGACGATGAAGGAGTTATATCACAAGAATGGTACGTTGTCAAGGATGGAATTTTAGTAGATTATCTCACCGATCGCGAGACGGCAGCGCGACTGGGACGAGGGAGCAGTAATGGATGTGCTTATGCGGATAGTTGGTATAACGTGCCGATGGTACGGATTCCCAATCTCGGCTTAGAACCGGGACCGGATGGGGGGAGTCATACAGCGACTCTCGCCGAAGCGATCGCCGATACCGAAGACGGGATTTTAATTGATGGGATTGGTAGCTATTCCATCGACCAACAACGGCGGAATTTTCAATTTGGCGGGGATGCCTTTTGGCAAGTCAAAAAAGGAAAAGTTGTGGGAATGTTAAAAGATGTCACCTATCAGGCGATGACCACGGATTTTTGGAAAAGTGTGGATGCGATCGGGCCCAAATCGGAGCAGATTCAGTGTGGTACCAATCTGTGTGGAAAAGGAGAACCGATGCAGGTCGCCCAAATGACTCATGCCTGTGTCCCCGTCCGAGTTCGAGACATTTTCATTGGCGGCCCTTCTTAA
- a CDS encoding EAL domain-containing protein, with amino-acid sequence MPQLKLSDSILNRQELASLDVLVSPIWIWDLDQNQVWWANAAALSLWGVKSIAKRPEGTWSNPFDENSSGIELDLEQLEQGTTVVKQWTFQADGEPVSIRCACSGIRIESGRMGVLVEGMTEVMKRHDWELWRSNEVLKQATVMISLYKTDGTMVMQNPVAKRCYGEGNREKNAWKERFVQSRDGERALACLEQGNVFYHETQMQTLQGVRWHAVEIRNAKDPVTGDRAILVNEKDITELKEAAVQLEQRDRLLEGVALATYALLTAPNLSEAISKALAELGNAAGVDRAYLVENYQSLTEEHLMRICWEWVGEGITSSKEKPEFQTLSYEENLPGWYETLCAGKAIGLRVKDLSDNERRLLEAQGIQSILVMPIAIEGRFWGFIGFNDCHYQRQWSETEESILKAAAGSIGGAIARHQAESKLATLNAQLEAIVEERTAKLKAANDRLRAEISEKAKIEEKLRHNAFHDALTELPNRTLFMQELRQEWERGKQNPNYLFAVLFLDLDRFKVINDSLGHGVGDRLLIEIAERLRKTLAVRPHSFRRNEHAIARLGGDEFAILLKDIRALRTARRVAERIHACLTRPFAIEGQEVFTSVSIGIALSSRGYERPEDLLRDADIVMYRAKALGRSRHEVFDTAMHDRVVRLLKLENDLRRAFSEGEKRSANPRFYLSPTPDSQNNDSAEELGIQTPSLPFNSVKKPFAFTLHYQPIVCLRTGRIEGFEALLRWEHPELGLVPPGEFISIAEETGLIAPLGQWVLREACQQLRLWQDQFPQLLPLTVAVNLSGRQFSRVDLISQVDRILAETGIDGSMLKLEITESAIVDNPELATEMLLQLKQRKINLCMDDFGTGYSSLSYLHQFPLDTLKIDRSFVNRIGVEGENSEIVMTIVSLAHDLGMEVIAEGVETSAQLEKLQQLGCAMAQGYLFSPPVDSEQATQLLIQEGKLVTKLVTLDRPTG; translated from the coding sequence ATGCCACAACTAAAACTCAGCGATTCCATACTCAATCGCCAAGAACTAGCGTCGTTGGATGTGTTGGTTTCCCCCATCTGGATTTGGGACTTGGACCAAAATCAGGTGTGGTGGGCAAACGCTGCGGCCCTAAGTCTGTGGGGGGTAAAAAGCATAGCAAAACGGCCCGAAGGAACTTGGAGTAACCCATTTGACGAGAATTCAAGCGGGATTGAACTCGACCTAGAACAATTAGAGCAGGGTACAACAGTGGTGAAACAATGGACCTTTCAAGCGGATGGTGAACCCGTATCCATTCGATGTGCTTGTTCGGGAATTCGGATTGAATCGGGAAGAATGGGGGTGTTAGTTGAGGGAATGACGGAGGTCATGAAGCGCCATGACTGGGAACTTTGGCGCTCAAATGAAGTGCTCAAGCAGGCAACGGTGATGATTTCTCTGTACAAAACCGATGGCACGATGGTGATGCAAAACCCGGTGGCAAAACGGTGTTATGGGGAGGGAAATAGGGAAAAAAACGCCTGGAAAGAGCGATTTGTCCAGAGTAGGGATGGGGAACGAGCGTTAGCTTGTCTTGAACAGGGGAATGTCTTTTATCATGAAACCCAGATGCAAACGTTGCAGGGGGTGCGCTGGCACGCCGTGGAGATTCGCAATGCTAAGGATCCGGTGACGGGCGATCGCGCGATTCTGGTGAATGAGAAAGATATTACAGAACTCAAGGAAGCGGCAGTCCAACTCGAACAGCGCGATCGCCTCTTAGAAGGGGTGGCATTAGCAACTTACGCGCTATTAACCGCCCCCAATCTATCTGAAGCGATTTCTAAGGCATTAGCTGAATTAGGAAATGCCGCCGGAGTCGATCGCGCCTACCTGGTGGAAAATTACCAAAGTCTGACCGAAGAACATCTGATGCGGATCTGCTGGGAATGGGTTGGGGAGGGGATTACTTCCTCGAAGGAGAAACCGGAATTCCAAACCCTTTCTTATGAGGAAAATTTACCGGGTTGGTATGAGACTCTCTGTGCTGGAAAAGCGATCGGTCTCAGGGTTAAAGACTTAAGTGACAATGAACGAAGGCTGTTAGAAGCCCAAGGGATTCAATCTATTTTAGTCATGCCGATCGCCATTGAAGGGCGGTTTTGGGGGTTTATCGGCTTTAACGATTGCCATTATCAACGGCAATGGTCCGAAACAGAAGAATCAATTTTGAAAGCGGCAGCGGGAAGCATTGGAGGGGCAATCGCCCGCCACCAAGCGGAGTCTAAATTGGCGACCTTGAATGCTCAGTTAGAGGCGATCGTAGAGGAACGCACCGCCAAATTAAAAGCCGCCAATGATCGACTCAGAGCGGAAATTTCTGAAAAAGCTAAAATCGAAGAAAAATTGCGCCATAATGCGTTTCATGACGCCCTAACGGAACTGCCCAACCGGACGTTATTTATGCAAGAACTGCGTCAGGAGTGGGAACGGGGGAAACAAAATCCTAACTATTTATTTGCGGTGCTATTTTTGGATCTGGATCGGTTCAAAGTGATTAATGATAGTTTGGGACATGGGGTGGGCGATCGCCTGTTGATTGAGATTGCCGAACGCCTTCGCAAGACTCTGGCAGTGCGTCCCCATAGTTTTCGACGCAATGAACACGCGATCGCCCGCTTGGGAGGGGATGAATTTGCTATCCTCCTCAAAGATATCCGCGCCTTACGCACCGCAAGGCGGGTGGCGGAACGAATTCACGCTTGCTTAACCCGTCCTTTTGCGATCGAAGGACAAGAAGTGTTTACCAGTGTGAGTATTGGGATTGCCCTCAGTTCCCGGGGTTACGAACGCCCCGAGGACCTATTACGGGATGCCGATATCGTCATGTACCGCGCCAAAGCGCTGGGACGCTCTCGCCATGAGGTGTTTGATACCGCCATGCACGATCGGGTGGTGCGCTTGCTCAAGCTAGAAAATGACCTGCGGCGGGCCTTTTCCGAAGGAGAAAAGCGATCGGCCAATCCCCGGTTTTACCTGTCTCCCACCCCAGATTCACAGAACAATGATAGCGCAGAAGAATTGGGGATTCAGACCCCATCCCTGCCCTTTAATTCCGTCAAAAAACCCTTCGCCTTTACCTTGCATTATCAGCCGATTGTTTGCCTAAGAACCGGACGCATTGAAGGATTTGAGGCGCTCTTGCGATGGGAACATCCTGAGTTGGGGTTAGTGCCACCGGGGGAATTTATCTCCATCGCCGAGGAAACCGGCTTAATTGCCCCCCTCGGTCAATGGGTACTCCGTGAGGCGTGCCAACAGTTGCGTCTCTGGCAAGACCAATTTCCCCAATTATTACCCTTAACCGTGGCAGTTAACCTATCGGGACGACAATTTTCCCGGGTTGATTTAATCTCACAAGTGGATCGGATTTTGGCCGAAACCGGGATCGATGGCAGTATGTTAAAGCTGGAAATTACGGAAAGCGCGATCGTGGATAATCCCGAATTAGCCACGGAAATGCTGTTGCAGCTTAAACAGCGGAAAATTAACCTCTGCATGGATGACTTTGGCACCGGGTATTCTTCTTTGAGCTACTTACATCAGTTCCCCCTAGATACTTTGAAAATTGACCGTTCGTTCGTGAATCGGATTGGAGTGGAGGGAGAAAATTCCGAAATCGTGATGACAATTGTGAGCTTGGCTCACGATTTGGGCATGGAAGTAATTGCCGAAGGGGTAGAAACATCGGCCCAGTTAGAGAAACTCCAACAACTGGGATGTGCGATGGCTCAAGGGTATCTGTTTTCACCCCCGGTTGATAGTGAACAGGCGACTCAATTGCTCATTCAGGAAGGAAAATTAGTCACCAAGTTGGTAACATTGGACAGACCCACCGGATGA
- a CDS encoding YlcI/YnfO family protein, producing MEGSVSLHIPQELLESAQRLSSPDETLNDVVILALEQEVRRRKGLAAHQKILAFHKELPPQPDDTELIHQIRESEGREDL from the coding sequence ATGGAAGGATCCGTAAGTCTTCACATTCCCCAAGAACTCCTAGAAAGCGCCCAACGCCTGAGCAGTCCTGATGAAACCTTAAATGATGTCGTTATCCTGGCATTGGAGCAGGAAGTGCGACGTCGAAAAGGATTAGCTGCCCATCAAAAAATTCTAGCCTTCCACAAAGAATTACCGCCTCAACCGGATGATACCGAATTGATTCATCAGATTAGAGAAAGCGAAGGACGAGAGGATTTATAA
- a CDS encoding TldD/PmbA family protein, giving the protein MTPATAPILMSEDQALSLVESTLKQSQADGVFVSLSDGESSLSRFSENQITQNISRSRFNVTITSYFGKRSASASTSEQDPEAIAETVRRSEELARIAPEDPEWVPLLEPQSYDRRIPAFDEATATVSPLRRGELVKQVCEKAAESGVESSGTLSVAATSRAIGNSLGVLASDRKTEAEFSVTAKIGKGSSWTSRTAFAIDRLPIAEMTEQAIARSVASQSPRKIKPGVYPVIVDAAAFADLLPWVIWNLDARAADEGRSFMSHTDASGKSAGNRVGEPLFSPLVQVQRNPAHPLLQSGTFFEDGLSNTALEIITDGIPQTLSYSRYWAQQQGKQPTGMMYPIAMTGSDASLADLIAQTQQGILVSRAWYVRYINPRTLEVTGMTRDGTFWIENGEIAYPIENLRFNQSLPELLRDVDALTTVQRFGGSVVPGVRVKAFNFTSNTDSI; this is encoded by the coding sequence ATGACCCCAGCAACTGCCCCCATTTTAATGAGTGAGGACCAAGCCTTATCCTTGGTAGAATCGACCCTGAAGCAATCCCAAGCGGATGGCGTGTTTGTGAGTCTGAGTGATGGGGAATCTTCTCTGAGTCGGTTTTCTGAAAATCAAATTACCCAAAATATTAGTCGCAGTCGGTTTAATGTGACGATTACCAGTTATTTTGGCAAGCGGAGTGCTTCGGCATCGACGTCGGAACAGGATCCGGAGGCGATCGCAGAGACGGTGAGGCGATCGGAAGAATTGGCGCGAATTGCACCCGAGGACCCGGAATGGGTTCCCCTCCTGGAACCGCAATCCTACGATCGCCGGATTCCCGCTTTTGATGAGGCGACTGCGACGGTTTCTCCCCTGCGGCGAGGAGAACTGGTGAAACAGGTTTGTGAGAAGGCGGCAGAATCCGGGGTGGAAAGTTCCGGGACCCTGAGTGTGGCGGCGACAAGTCGGGCGATCGGCAATTCTCTGGGAGTATTAGCCAGCGATCGCAAAACGGAGGCAGAATTCAGCGTGACGGCTAAAATTGGTAAAGGTTCGAGTTGGACTTCTCGGACTGCCTTTGCGATCGATCGCCTCCCGATCGCCGAAATGACCGAACAGGCGATCGCCCGTTCCGTTGCCTCCCAGTCTCCCCGCAAAATCAAACCCGGTGTATATCCCGTCATCGTTGATGCAGCAGCGTTTGCCGACTTACTCCCTTGGGTCATTTGGAATTTAGATGCAAGGGCAGCAGATGAAGGGCGATCGTTCATGTCTCACACCGATGCCTCGGGCAAATCTGCCGGTAATCGCGTCGGAGAACCCCTGTTTAGTCCCTTGGTCCAAGTCCAGCGTAATCCCGCCCATCCCTTATTGCAATCCGGCACATTTTTCGAGGATGGATTGAGTAATACAGCCTTGGAGATCATCACCGATGGCATTCCCCAAACCCTCTCCTACAGTCGGTATTGGGCGCAACAGCAGGGCAAACAACCCACCGGAATGATGTATCCCATCGCCATGACAGGTTCCGACGCCAGTCTCGCCGATTTAATTGCCCAAACTCAACAAGGTATCCTAGTAAGTCGCGCTTGGTATGTGCGGTATATCAACCCGCGCACCTTAGAAGTCACCGGCATGACTCGCGATGGTACATTCTGGATTGAAAATGGGGAAATTGCCTACCCCATCGAAAACCTGCGCTTTAATCAAAGTTTACCGGAACTGTTGCGAGATGTAGATGCCCTCACAACGGTGCAACGCTTTGGGGGTAGCGTCGTTCCCGGTGTGCGCGTCAAAGCCTTTAATTTCACGAGTAACACCGATAGTATATAA
- a CDS encoding YkvA family protein: MKFPISIISSLYRTVLRHPKYRWPLILGSLLYLISPLDISPDFIPILGQIDDVALLFLFVGGISELLTEWMQSLNPSNVQAEVHSESSHPETQTVDVDAVSVD; encoded by the coding sequence ATGAAATTTCCAATATCGATTATTTCTAGCTTATATCGCACAGTCCTCCGCCATCCTAAATATCGTTGGCCTCTCATTTTAGGAAGTTTACTCTATCTGATTAGTCCTTTGGATATCTCCCCCGATTTCATCCCAATTTTAGGGCAAATTGATGATGTGGCGTTACTGTTTTTGTTCGTGGGGGGCATTTCAGAACTACTCACCGAATGGATGCAAAGCTTAAATCCCAGTAACGTTCAGGCGGAAGTTCATTCGGAATCCTCCCATCCTGAAACTCAAACCGTTGATGTAGATGCGGTTTCGGTGGATTAG
- a CDS encoding alpha/beta fold hydrolase has product MLVESPTQTQFYTWKTYRCAYQVYPGDDSQIPLVLIHPIGVGLSGNFWYRFCQEWYQAGNTNPIYNPDLLGCGDSDMPRVTYTPEDWAEQVLYFIKTVVKKPVIIVTQGALFPVAVKLVQLDKELPPGETSWIQKLALSGPPGWKIMTREASPTQNKLLWNLLFDTPLGTAFYRYARSRKFLKSFSIKNLFENPDSVDKNWLDMLEKGAANLETRHAVFAFLAGFWREDYEEAIASIQQPTLVVIGQNTSNISREGLKETPDERLAAYLNALPNGKGVKINGRNVLPYEATAEFVQAIAPFIREG; this is encoded by the coding sequence ATGCTTGTGGAATCCCCAACCCAAACCCAGTTTTATACCTGGAAAACCTATCGATGCGCTTATCAAGTTTATCCGGGAGATGACTCCCAAATTCCCTTAGTGTTAATTCATCCGATTGGAGTGGGTTTATCCGGTAACTTTTGGTATCGGTTTTGCCAAGAGTGGTATCAAGCGGGCAACACCAATCCCATTTATAATCCGGATCTACTGGGATGTGGGGATAGCGATATGCCTCGGGTGACTTATACCCCCGAAGATTGGGCAGAACAAGTCCTCTATTTTATTAAAACAGTTGTTAAAAAGCCTGTAATTATCGTCACTCAAGGGGCTTTATTTCCCGTAGCGGTTAAATTAGTGCAACTGGACAAAGAATTACCCCCAGGGGAAACTTCGTGGATTCAAAAGCTGGCTTTATCTGGCCCTCCTGGGTGGAAAATTATGACCCGAGAAGCATCACCCACACAGAACAAACTTCTGTGGAATTTGCTATTTGATACACCATTGGGAACGGCATTTTATCGGTATGCCCGTAGTCGAAAGTTTTTAAAATCATTTTCGATTAAAAACTTGTTTGAAAATCCCGATTCTGTAGATAAAAATTGGCTGGATATGTTGGAAAAAGGGGCAGCCAATTTGGAAACTAGACACGCGGTGTTTGCCTTTCTTGCTGGGTTTTGGCGGGAAGATTATGAAGAGGCGATCGCCAGTATTCAGCAACCCACTTTAGTGGTGATTGGGCAAAATACTTCTAATATTAGCCGGGAAGGATTAAAGGAGACCCCCGATGAGCGATTGGCGGCTTATTTGAATGCCTTACCGAATGGAAAAGGGGTGAAAATTAATGGGCGGAATGTTTTACCCTATGAAGCAACCGCCGAATTTGTCCAGGCGATCGCGCCCTTTATTCGAGAAGGATAA
- a CDS encoding SitI3 family protein, translated as MSLEYELRIVTDWQPLDILNLLSRELELEWEETRLFGPGIVLGATPETEHRQSMMMETFGFQPTVDVWFWLDSQENYQWGKQMLLDASMLVLNHLSGDAVLLFNSESTVLQRISGSLIFNQKIPLTSKDEIEKFNQPFYIQTLRSLLLSEIKE; from the coding sequence ATGTCATTAGAATATGAATTAAGAATTGTCACCGATTGGCAACCATTGGACATTTTAAACCTGTTGTCACGAGAACTGGAACTAGAGTGGGAAGAGACGAGGTTGTTTGGTCCGGGGATTGTATTAGGGGCTACTCCCGAAACGGAGCATCGTCAATCGATGATGATGGAAACCTTTGGATTTCAACCCACTGTGGATGTATGGTTCTGGCTGGATTCTCAGGAAAATTACCAATGGGGAAAGCAGATGTTGCTAGATGCATCTATGTTAGTTTTGAATCATCTATCCGGAGATGCAGTTTTGTTGTTTAATTCCGAATCTACGGTATTACAAAGAATATCAGGATCCTTAATTTTCAATCAAAAAATTCCTTTGACCTCTAAAGATGAAATTGAGAAATTCAATCAACCCTTTTATATCCAAACTTTGCGTTCGCTGTTACTGTCCGAAATTAAAGAGTGA
- a CDS encoding NAD(P)H-quinone oxidoreductase subunit J: protein MPEEKKETQASEEKIVPTGKVSKWLTENGFQHEALEPDHLGVEILKVDAQFLIPLSTALYAYGFNYLQCQCGYDPGPGQDLVSMYHLIKVTDFADRPEEVRIKVFVPRENPSVPSVYWIWKAADFQERESYDMYGIVYEGHPNLKRILMPEDWVGWPLRKDYISPEFYELQDAY from the coding sequence GTGCCTGAAGAGAAGAAAGAAACCCAAGCTTCTGAAGAGAAAATTGTCCCCACGGGGAAAGTTTCTAAATGGTTGACTGAAAATGGCTTTCAACATGAAGCTTTAGAACCGGATCATCTGGGGGTAGAAATCCTCAAGGTTGATGCTCAATTTTTGATTCCGTTATCTACGGCACTCTATGCCTACGGATTCAATTATCTCCAATGTCAGTGCGGTTACGATCCAGGTCCGGGACAAGATTTGGTGAGTATGTATCACTTAATTAAGGTCACGGACTTTGCCGATCGCCCGGAGGAAGTTCGCATCAAAGTGTTCGTTCCCAGAGAAAATCCTTCAGTGCCATCGGTCTACTGGATCTGGAAAGCCGCCGATTTCCAGGAACGGGAATCCTATGATATGTATGGCATTGTTTATGAAGGACATCCAAATTTGAAGCGGATTTTGATGCCGGAAGATTGGGTCGGTTGGCCGTTACGGAAGGATTATATTTCCCCAGAATTTTACGAGTTACAAGACGCTTATTAA
- a CDS encoding NADH dehydrogenase subunit K, with amino-acid sequence MVMKSNSTPPNLSEGRLINPIARPEVTQELSENVILTTVDDLHNWARLSSLWPLMYGTACCFIEFAALIGSRFDFDRFGLVPRSSPRQADLIITAGTITMKYAPILVRLYEQMPEPKYVIAMGACTITGGMFSADSPTAVRGVDKLIPVDVYMPGCPPRPEAVIDAIIKLRKKISNDAIQERGQIKQSHRYYTRQHNMKAVDPILTGTYLQSATRQNPPKELTEAIGMPVPPALKASQKKEEKRA; translated from the coding sequence ATGGTCATGAAATCTAATTCAACTCCCCCAAATCTGAGTGAAGGACGGCTCATCAACCCGATCGCCCGACCGGAAGTCACTCAGGAACTCTCAGAAAATGTCATCCTCACCACCGTTGATGACCTCCACAACTGGGCGAGACTCTCTAGCCTTTGGCCCCTAATGTACGGCACTGCCTGCTGTTTCATTGAATTTGCCGCCTTAATCGGGTCCCGGTTTGACTTTGATCGCTTCGGTTTGGTCCCTCGTTCTAGTCCTCGCCAAGCGGATTTAATCATTACCGCCGGTACGATTACCATGAAATACGCACCCATTTTGGTGCGTCTGTATGAGCAAATGCCGGAACCGAAATATGTGATCGCAATGGGCGCTTGCACCATTACCGGCGGAATGTTTTCGGCAGATTCACCCACCGCAGTGCGTGGAGTGGACAAACTGATTCCCGTGGATGTCTATATGCCGGGGTGTCCTCCTCGTCCCGAAGCGGTGATTGATGCAATCATCAAACTTCGCAAGAAAATCTCCAATGATGCGATCCAGGAACGAGGTCAAATTAAGCAATCCCACCGCTACTACACTCGCCAGCACAATATGAAAGCGGTTGACCCGATTCTGACGGGGACTTATTTGCAGTCTGCCACGCGCCAAAACCCACCGAAGGAGTTAACCGAGGCGATCGGAATGCCCGTACCCCCCGCCCTCAAAGCGAGTCAGAAGAAGGAGGAAAAACGTGCCTGA
- the ndhC gene encoding photosynthetic/respiratory NAD(P)H-quinone oxidoreductase subunit C: MFVLSGYEYLLGFLLVCSLVPILALSTSRLVRPKATSPERRTTYESGVEPIGGAWIQFNIRYYMFALVFVVFDVETVFLYPWAVAFHRLGVLAFIEALIFITILVIALVYAWRKGALEWS, encoded by the coding sequence GTGTTTGTCCTCTCCGGCTACGAATATCTCCTGGGTTTCCTGTTAGTTTGCAGCCTAGTCCCGATCCTGGCCCTCAGTACATCGAGATTAGTTAGACCCAAAGCAACCTCTCCTGAACGGCGAACCACTTATGAATCCGGCGTCGAACCCATTGGCGGGGCATGGATCCAGTTTAATATCCGTTACTATATGTTTGCCCTGGTCTTTGTGGTCTTTGATGTTGAGACTGTCTTTCTGTATCCCTGGGCTGTCGCATTCCACCGACTCGGAGTGTTGGCCTTTATTGAAGCCCTCATTTTTATCACAATCCTTGTGATTGCTCTCGTGTATGCATGGCGTAAAGGAGCCTTAGAATGGTCATGA
- a CDS encoding rubredoxin — MNTEEAVQPQELDQYECRSCGYVYEPEKGDGRKIAPETAFTDVPLTWRCPVCGAKPTQFSNIGPKGTASGFKENYGFGFGANTLTGAQKNILIFSALALGFIFFLSLYGLR, encoded by the coding sequence ATGAACACTGAAGAAGCCGTTCAACCTCAAGAACTAGATCAGTATGAATGCCGCTCATGCGGCTACGTTTATGAACCCGAGAAGGGAGATGGCCGTAAAATTGCTCCTGAAACAGCCTTTACGGATGTTCCCCTGACTTGGCGCTGCCCGGTTTGTGGGGCCAAACCCACACAATTTAGCAACATTGGACCGAAAGGGACTGCCTCGGGGTTTAAGGAAAATTACGGTTTTGGATTTGGGGCCAATACCCTGACTGGGGCGCAGAAAAATATCTTGATTTTTAGTGCTTTGGCACTCGGATTCATCTTTTTTCTGAGTTTGTATGGTTTACGCTAA